From a region of the Sminthopsis crassicaudata isolate SCR6 chromosome 6, ASM4859323v1, whole genome shotgun sequence genome:
- the LOC141546911 gene encoding uncharacterized protein LOC141546911 — translation MEYILFVLYFSFFLCLCALVCLYFSGCQEMTYKHEGKKPSVDGWCRAACAALCVSVK, via the coding sequence ATGGAATATATCCTATTTGTATTatacttctcatttttcctctgtctctgtgcccTGGTGTGTCTCTATTTTTCTGGTTGCCAAGAAATGACCTATAAACACGAAGGTAAGAAGCCGTCTGTGGATGGCTGGTGTCGGGCTGCCTGTGCTGCCTTGTGTGTTTCAGTGAAATGA